In a single window of the Campylobacter fetus subsp. testudinum 03-427 genome:
- a CDS encoding putative protein (PgbA domain) (Pfam match to PF15436.2 PGBA_N), which translates to MKKIAIMFLLLCSFVFGAEFNMKTNYSLLLNAHDGIGEITDSPDIVVNSSGVVMHKFKDGSKSIIARAVVTEKKDGFAKVRFEVFNSLKQQALPIPKILPSAGDEIILNFLYDRSLIVVPNKEIYKEITEHFKNITFIHPDIVGAYLNYEYKPNPSRDDFRKMCAQSAAGLIFIALDNEAVFADCGSFDVLKKFKSRSVDYYQLPFYTRVKGIDTIFWKLDGAKINNYDEYYKRLLGNLGN; encoded by the coding sequence TTGAAAAAAATTGCGATTATGTTTTTACTACTATGCAGTTTTGTTTTTGGTGCTGAGTTTAATATGAAAACCAACTATAGTCTGCTTTTAAACGCTCATGATGGTATCGGCGAGATAACAGATAGTCCAGATATAGTTGTAAATAGCAGCGGTGTTGTTATGCATAAATTCAAAGATGGCAGCAAATCGATAATTGCTAGAGCAGTAGTCACCGAAAAAAAGGACGGTTTTGCTAAAGTTAGGTTTGAAGTATTTAACTCTTTGAAACAGCAAGCACTTCCGATACCAAAGATTTTACCCTCTGCAGGAGATGAAATAATCTTAAATTTCTTATACGACAGATCTCTAATAGTAGTGCCAAATAAAGAAATTTACAAAGAGATAACAGAACACTTTAAAAATATCACCTTTATACATCCAGACATCGTAGGAGCATATCTAAACTACGAATACAAACCAAATCCAAGTAGAGACGACTTCCGTAAAATGTGCGCTCAAAGTGCGGCAGGACTTATATTTATAGCATTAGATAACGAAGCTGTGTTTGCTGATTGCGGTAGTTTTGACGTGCTTAAAAAGTTCAAAAGCAGAAGCGTGGATTACTACCAACTTCCATTTTATACAAGAGTTAAGGGCATAGATACTATATTTTGGAAACTTGATGGCGCAAAAATCAACAACTATGACGAATACTATAAAAGACTTTTAGGAAACTTAGGAAACTAA
- a CDS encoding zinc metallopeptidase, M23 family (Pfam match to PF01551.18 Peptidase_M23) translates to MIKKIILFLFITINLYAIKPSVEELTWPNGESFLTFLENNKIPLSLYYNLEKEDQELATEITSGTRFQILRDENDRVSQVLIPISEELQIHIYKDIVGKYVIDFIPIIYESEDRILSIDVQRSPYQDIIENSGNVALASAFLNAFKGSVDYKGLKKGDKLVIIYTQKRRLGRVFGMPDIKAAMIEIRGNAKYVYQYDDRFYDETGKELENFFLIKPVKSARISSRFTPKRWHPILKRYRAHLGIDYAAPKGTKIYAAGDGRISFVGQKGGYGNVIMLNHTDNYMTLYAHLSGFASGVRAGKIIKKGDVIAYVGSTGMSTGPHLHFGLYKNNQAINPESVVKITKSSLSGAQKKEFSVLVSGINKDFEASLNAHTNAPKEEGFDSVIAF, encoded by the coding sequence ATGATTAAGAAAATAATACTATTTTTATTTATCACTATAAATTTATATGCTATTAAGCCCAGTGTTGAGGAGCTAACATGGCCAAATGGCGAGAGTTTTTTAACATTTTTAGAAAATAATAAAATACCATTATCTTTATATTATAACCTAGAAAAAGAGGATCAAGAGCTAGCTACTGAGATAACAAGCGGCACGAGATTTCAAATTTTAAGAGATGAAAATGATAGAGTTTCGCAAGTTCTTATACCTATAAGTGAAGAGTTGCAAATTCATATTTATAAAGATATAGTTGGAAAATATGTTATTGATTTTATACCGATAATATATGAAAGCGAAGATAGAATTCTCAGTATAGATGTACAAAGATCACCTTATCAAGATATCATAGAAAATAGCGGAAATGTTGCTTTGGCAAGTGCTTTTTTAAATGCTTTTAAAGGAAGCGTGGATTATAAAGGGCTTAAAAAGGGTGATAAATTAGTCATTATATATACTCAAAAAAGACGATTAGGAAGAGTTTTTGGTATGCCAGATATCAAAGCTGCTATGATAGAGATAAGAGGAAATGCTAAATATGTTTATCAGTACGATGATAGATTTTACGATGAAACTGGAAAAGAGCTTGAAAATTTCTTTTTGATAAAACCTGTCAAAAGTGCTAGAATAAGCTCAAGATTTACCCCAAAAAGATGGCATCCGATATTAAAAAGATATAGAGCTCATTTGGGTATTGACTACGCTGCTCCAAAAGGTACGAAAATATATGCTGCAGGAGATGGACGGATATCATTTGTAGGGCAAAAAGGCGGTTATGGAAATGTAATTATGTTAAATCACACTGATAATTATATGACTCTTTATGCTCATTTAAGTGGTTTTGCAAGTGGTGTTAGAGCGGGGAAAATTATAAAAAAAGGTGATGTTATAGCCTATGTAGGAAGCACTGGTATGAGTACAGGTCCGCATCTGCATTTCGGACTTTATAAAAATAATCAAGCTATCAACCCAGAATCAGTAGTAAAAATAACAAAAAGCAGTCTAAGCGGCGCACAGAAAAAAGAGTTTAGTGTGCTTGTTAGCGGTATAAATAAAGATTTTGAAGCTAGTTTAAACGCGCATACAAATGCTCCAAAAGAAGAGGGATTTGATAGCGTAATTGCATTTTAG